The Cydia amplana chromosome 11, ilCydAmpl1.1, whole genome shotgun sequence genome includes a region encoding these proteins:
- the LOC134652392 gene encoding esterase FE4-like isoform X2, giving the protein MVQVRLGDGVLEGEVLDNVLGGQYYSFKGIPYAAPPLGDLRFKAPQPVIPWDGVRSAKAHGPICHQFDMFTGKLCTEPSSEDCLYLNVYSPDLQPKKPLPVMFWIHGGGFLSGSGNTSYYGPDFLVNQNVVLVTINYRLAVVGFLCLHTKEVPGNAGMKDQVAALRWVKNNIRNFGGDPDNVTIFGESAGAASVAYHLVSPMSKGLFKRAIAQSGTNLSHWARAFEPRLRAEAIARSLGKDTKDDKELYDFFKSLPIEKLTNPYAPLTAEEATGLRDNITLTVTDEKEYDGVERFFYGDVYERLHHGIHEGIELMMGYTTDEGIIQFAFSPKENFFDKYNKYVQCFVTTELSLKCSAKDQLAIGKKVKEHYFGDKPVSKDNVDVLIKYLSMQMIGYNAIEYAKFFVQMDTNKLFFYQFDMYSERNIWTEGFGGGPYIDGKSVCHCDDLTYLFSTEK; this is encoded by the exons ATGGTGCAAGTGCGACTCGGAGACGGTGTGTTGGAAGGTGAAGTTTTGGACAATGTGCTCGGAGGGCAGTACTATAGTTTTAAGGGCATCCCTTATGCTGCGCCCCCATTGGGAGACCTGAGATTTAAG GCACCGCAACCGGTCATTCCTTGGGATGGAGTCCGCAGCGCTAAAGCCCACGGACCGATCTGCCATCAGTTCGACATGTTCACTGGAAAACTCTGCACAGAACCAAGCAGCGAGGACTGTCTCTATTTAAATGTATACTCACCTGATCTCCAACCTAAAAAACCTCTGCCTGTAATGTTTTGGATCCATGGCGGCGGTTTCTTAAGCGGCAGCGGAAACACAAGCTATTATGGCCCCGATTTCCTTGTCAACCAAAATGTTGTCCTTGTAACTATTAATTACAGACTAGCTGTAGTCGGATTCTTGTGCCTGCATACAAAAGAAGTGCCAGGAAATGCTGGTATGAAGGACCAAGTAGCCGCTCTTAGGTGGGTGAAAAACAACATTAGAAATTTTGGCGGAGATCCTGATAATGTCACCATTTTTGGAGAGAGCGCCGGCGCAGCGTCGGTCGCCTATCACCTGGTGTCACCCATGTCCAAAGGTCTGTTCAAGCGAGCTATTGCTCAGAGCGGCACGAATCTGAGCCATTGGGCTCGGGCGTTTGAGCCCCGATTAAGAGCTGAGGCCATTGCTCGTTCACTCGGTAAAGACACCAAGGACGACAAAGAGctctatgatttttttaaatccctACCAATTGAAAAGTTAACAAATCCCTATGCACCTCTTACGGCCGAGGAAGCAACGGGGTTACgtgataatataactttaactgTAACTGATGAAAAGGAGTATGATGGAGTTGAAAGATTTTTCTATGGCGATGTTTACGAACGGCTGCATCACGGTATACATGAAGGAATCGAACTCATGATGGGTTATACTACTGACGAGGGCATTATTCAATTTGCTTTTTCTCCGAAAGAGAATTTCTTTGACAAATATAACAAATACGTGCAGTGCTTCGTAACCACCGAATTATCGCTGAAATGCTCAGCGAAAGATCAACTGGCTATCGGTAAAAAAGTGAAAGAGCATTACTTCGGCGATAAACCGGTCTCAAAAGATAATGTCGACGTCCTAATAAAATACTTGTCAATGCAGATGATTGGATATAATGCTATTGAATATGCCAAATTCTTCGTTCAGATGGATACGAACAAGTTATTTTTCTACCAATTTGACATGTACTCAGAAAGAAACATTTGGACTGAAGGGTTTGGAGGAGGGCCATATATCGACGGGAAGAGTGTTTGCCACTGCGATGATTTGACATATTTGTTCAGCACTGAGAAA tgA
- the LOC134652392 gene encoding esterase FE4-like isoform X1 gives MVQVRLGDGVLEGEVLDNVLGGQYYSFKGIPYAAPPLGDLRFKAPQPVIPWDGVRSAKAHGPICHQFDMFTGKLCTEPSSEDCLYLNVYSPDLQPKKPLPVMFWIHGGGFLSGSGNTSYYGPDFLVNQNVVLVTINYRLAVVGFLCLHTKEVPGNAGMKDQVAALRWVKNNIRNFGGDPDNVTIFGESAGAASVAYHLVSPMSKGLFKRAIAQSGTNLSHWARAFEPRLRAEAIARSLGKDTKDDKELYDFFKSLPIEKLTNPYAPLTAEEATGLRDNITLTVTDEKEYDGVERFFYGDVYERLHHGIHEGIELMMGYTTDEGIIQFAFSPKENFFDKYNKYVQCFVTTELSLKCSAKDQLAIGKKVKEHYFGDKPVSKDNVDVLIKYLSMQMIGYNAIEYAKFFVQMDTNKLFFYQFDMYSERNIWTEGFGGGPYIDGKSVCHCDDLTYLFSTEKVKADLTTKSTKLIKNMTKLWTDFAKFGDPTPDSSLGVKWPAFDPKKEQYLIIGNDLVVASHPNKEDFEFWETLHQQYVKH, from the exons ATGGTGCAAGTGCGACTCGGAGACGGTGTGTTGGAAGGTGAAGTTTTGGACAATGTGCTCGGAGGGCAGTACTATAGTTTTAAGGGCATCCCTTATGCTGCGCCCCCATTGGGAGACCTGAGATTTAAG GCACCGCAACCGGTCATTCCTTGGGATGGAGTCCGCAGCGCTAAAGCCCACGGACCGATCTGCCATCAGTTCGACATGTTCACTGGAAAACTCTGCACAGAACCAAGCAGCGAGGACTGTCTCTATTTAAATGTATACTCACCTGATCTCCAACCTAAAAAACCTCTGCCTGTAATGTTTTGGATCCATGGCGGCGGTTTCTTAAGCGGCAGCGGAAACACAAGCTATTATGGCCCCGATTTCCTTGTCAACCAAAATGTTGTCCTTGTAACTATTAATTACAGACTAGCTGTAGTCGGATTCTTGTGCCTGCATACAAAAGAAGTGCCAGGAAATGCTGGTATGAAGGACCAAGTAGCCGCTCTTAGGTGGGTGAAAAACAACATTAGAAATTTTGGCGGAGATCCTGATAATGTCACCATTTTTGGAGAGAGCGCCGGCGCAGCGTCGGTCGCCTATCACCTGGTGTCACCCATGTCCAAAGGTCTGTTCAAGCGAGCTATTGCTCAGAGCGGCACGAATCTGAGCCATTGGGCTCGGGCGTTTGAGCCCCGATTAAGAGCTGAGGCCATTGCTCGTTCACTCGGTAAAGACACCAAGGACGACAAAGAGctctatgatttttttaaatccctACCAATTGAAAAGTTAACAAATCCCTATGCACCTCTTACGGCCGAGGAAGCAACGGGGTTACgtgataatataactttaactgTAACTGATGAAAAGGAGTATGATGGAGTTGAAAGATTTTTCTATGGCGATGTTTACGAACGGCTGCATCACGGTATACATGAAGGAATCGAACTCATGATGGGTTATACTACTGACGAGGGCATTATTCAATTTGCTTTTTCTCCGAAAGAGAATTTCTTTGACAAATATAACAAATACGTGCAGTGCTTCGTAACCACCGAATTATCGCTGAAATGCTCAGCGAAAGATCAACTGGCTATCGGTAAAAAAGTGAAAGAGCATTACTTCGGCGATAAACCGGTCTCAAAAGATAATGTCGACGTCCTAATAAAATACTTGTCAATGCAGATGATTGGATATAATGCTATTGAATATGCCAAATTCTTCGTTCAGATGGATACGAACAAGTTATTTTTCTACCAATTTGACATGTACTCAGAAAGAAACATTTGGACTGAAGGGTTTGGAGGAGGGCCATATATCGACGGGAAGAGTGTTTGCCACTGCGATGATTTGACATATTTGTTCAGCACTGAGAAAGTAAAAGCGGACCTAACTACTAAGAGTACtaaacttattaaaaatatgacaAAATTGTGGACTGACTTTGCTAAATTCGG tgACCCGACTCCGGACAGCAGCTTAGGGGTCAAATGGCCAGCGTTTGACCCTAAGAAGGAGCAGTACCTGATCATCGGCAACGACCTCGTGGTGGCGTCACACCCAAACAAAGAAGATTTCGAATTCTGGGAGACATTACATCAACAATATGTGAAACATTAG